One stretch of Zingiber officinale cultivar Zhangliang chromosome 6B, Zo_v1.1, whole genome shotgun sequence DNA includes these proteins:
- the LOC121991664 gene encoding factor of DNA methylation 1-like: MEMDQCSEEFEISDSDIPDYEEKLYRRLQQGHFIVRNTNGSFRCPFCPGKKKQDYAYNELLQHATGIGASNRNGNVKAKHRALAKYLKEDMVDHAASSQAVALQSKSSKRNSNEQYVFPWMGIIVNVQTEYKNGQYVGESGNRLKEQLSRFHPLKVYSLWNFRGHTGNAIVDFSKDWNGFRDAMAFENHFEAEHYGEKNWLENKDRGSEIYGWMARADDYNNPGPIGDHLRKNGDLKTVDDIANEESRKTNSLVANLASEIEVKNKLLLESECKNTETTLSLDKMMEERDSLVHIYNEEIKKMQQLARDHSRKIIVENEKLRSELDSKRQELEVGRKQLDELVAKNDTDKRKLDADKKKNELKNSSLELATMSKKKADEEVLRLLEVHQKEKETAVNKILHLERQLDQKQKLELEIQQMQGQLKIMKHMEGEDDAAMKKKIDDMTEQLREKVEEMEGLEDLNQTLIVKERQSNDELQDARKELINGLKDIGTVRATIGIKRMGELDMKQFLPICKQKFGKDEAESSSALYCSHWQDELRKPSWHPFKVITTEGICKEIIQEDDEKLQVLKEDLGEEIFNVVTTALLEMNEYNPSGRYPIPELWNFKENKKAKLQEGIQYILKQWKTHKRKR, translated from the exons ATGGAAATGGATCAGTGTTCAGAGGAATTTGAGATAAGTGACTCGGATATTCCAGATTATGAGGAGAAACTTTACAGACGTCTCCAACAAGGACATTTTATAGTTAGAAACACTAATGGGTCATTTCGATGCCCATTCTGTCCTGGTAAAAAGAAGCAGGATTATGCATATAATGAGTTGCTTCAGCATGCTACCGGGATTGGTGCATCCAACCGGAATGGTAATGTGAAGGCAAAACATCGTGCCTTGGCAAAATATTTGAAGGAAGATATGGTAGACCATGCAGCTTCCTCACAGGCAGTTGCTTTACAGTCAAAAAGTTCTAAAAGAAATTCAAATGAGCAATATGTTTTTCCATGGATGGGAATTATCGTTAATGTTCAAACTGAGTACAAGAATGGGCAATATGTAGGTGAAAGTGGAAACAGACTGAAGGAACAACTTTCCAGATTCCATCCTTTAAAAGTGTATTCTTTGTGGAATTTCAGAGGACACACAGGAAATGCCATTGTggatttttcaaaagattggaATGGTTTTAGGGATGCAATggcttttgaaaatcattttgaagcAGAACATTATGGGGAAAAAAACTGGTTAGAGAATAAAGATAGGGGTTCAGAAATTTATGGTTGGATGGCAAGGGCAGATGATTACAATAATCCTGGTCCTATTGGTGATCATCTAAGGAAAAATGGAGATTTGAAAACTGTTGATGACATTGCTAATGAAGAATCACGcaaaacaaatagtcttgttgcAAATTTGGCTAGCGAAATTGAAGTGAAAAACAAACTTTTATTAGAGTCAGAATGCAAAAATACTGAAACTACTTTGTCATTGGataaaatgatggaggaaagGGATTCATTGGTCCATATTTATAATGAAG AAATTAAAAAGATGCAGCAACTTGCTCGTGATCATTCGCGTAAGATAATTGTGGAGAATGAAAAGCTACGATCAGAGTTGGACTCCAAAAGGCAAGAACTTGAAGTTGGACGCAAACAACTTGATGAGCTAGTTGCTAAGAATGATACTGACAAAAGGAAACTTGATGCGGATAAGAAAAAG AACGAACTGAAGAATAGTTCACTtgaattggcaacaatgtcaaaaaaGAAGGCTGATGAAGAAGTACTTAGGCTTCTTGAAGTTCATCAG AAGGAAAAGGAGACTGCGGTGAATAAAATACTTCATCTCGAAAGGCAACTCGACCAGAAGCAGAAGCTGGAACTAGAAATACAACAAATGCAGGGGCAACTTAAAATTATGAAGCATATGGAAGGAGAGGATGATGCGGCAATGAAGAAGAAAATTGATGATATGACAGAGCAACTGAGAGAAAAAGTGGAAGAAATGGAAGGGTTGGAGGATCTGAACCAGACTCTCATTGTCAAAGAGCGCCAGAGTAATGATGAACTTCAAGATGCTCGGAAAGAGCTGATTAAT GGCCTGAAAGACATTGGTACCGTGCGTGCTACTATTGGCATCAAGAGGATGGGTGAACTTGACATGAAACAATTCTTACCAATATGCAAGCAGAAATTTGGAAAAGATGAAGCCGAGTCCTCCTCTGCATTATACTGCTCACATTGGCAGGACGAATTGCGAAAGCCAAGCTGGCATCCTTTTAAAGTTATTACGACAGAAGGGATATGTAAG GAGATCATACAAGAGGATGATGAAAAGTTACAAGTTCTAAAAGAAGATCTGGGCGAAGAAATTTTCAACGTTGTAACCACAGCTTTACTTGAGATGAACGAGTATAATCCGAGCGGTAGGTATCCTATTCCCGAGCTGTGGAACTTCAAAGAGAACAAAAAggctaaactacaagaaggaatACAGTACATACTGAAGCAATGGAAGACCCACAAGCGGAAGCGATGA